GGTGAGATCCATTGGTTTGGCTCAGTCTGGTGATGTTTGACAAGAGTAAACTGTGACTTTTATTTGCTATTGGGAAaaatatactagaagtgccataacttttgtacggcgttcacttgagtaccataactttcaaaacgttcacttaagtgccataactttcaaaaatcgtttacttgagtgtcatgttgacgtggatgccggaaaagctgacgtggcagccggaaagctaacgtggcacgccggaaagatgacgtggctcgtcggaaaAATGATGTGGCAccccggaaaagttactgtagtactcaaatgaacgattttactccgacgtagcactcaagtgaacgatttttgaaagttatggcactttaagtgaacgttttgaaagttatggtactcaagtaatcgccgtacacaagttatggcactcatgatgTACTTATCCCTCTACTATTCTATATCAGGTAAAGTGAAAAGTTCCAATTGTGGGGAAATATGAGAATACCCACTTAGCCCAACTTTGTTGAGGAAATCAAAATCGTGCCCACAATTTCTTGACGAAGGAGTTAGCTGATTCTCCCTTTAGGTTTCATCTGGTAAGAAGTCGGTGCATTTTTCCTCCATCCACCTTCTTCATAGCAGCATCTAAGTAGTAGTACTCCCAGAAcgaaaagatagaaaaagaagaaataataaCGTTAAAAGAACGTCCATTTGTCTTTGTTTTTGTCGTTTTTTTCTCGCTGTTCATCGTATCATGCATCCAATAGCCGTCTTCTCCAATATAGCTAATGCCGACCTCGAAAGCGGCCTTTGCCGGGAACCAACCAAGGCACTCACGGATGTCCTGTCTCCGAAAGCTATGGCCAAATTCTCTTTGTAATTTGGATCTCATAAAATATTCAGCCATCGAATGATGACCCCAAATAACTTAGTCAACCTTTTTACATCTGCAGAGTACATGCATTCATCACAACCCCAAAATTAACAATTGATTCTGATTCATATGGTGGGCACTGTTCGTCATGCATGCTCACTTCATCCCTCCTTTTTCCTTCCATTCATTCCTGATGAGTCTACTTGTGTTCTTGGCCAGAATGTATGGATATTTTCAGGTGATTCCTGATCACTCGCCCTCTTTGTGGCCAGGATGCTTCGAATATTCTTTACGAGTTACAAGGTGGTAGGCACTGGTCAGTACTCAGTTCTATAATACCAAGGGCACTTCCTCTAGAATTGACTTATCGGCTTCTCAGCAAGACCCAGGAAGTCATCTTTTAGTCTGCATTAACTTGAAAATTGTCGATGCCACCATTTCGATGTCATTTTCTCCATTGACAGAGATCTTTCATAGGCGACACCACCATTTGTGGTGTCAAAGCCTTTGTTACCGACAGTCAAATGTTTCCAACATAaagcaatctttttttttttttttggtcgaaacaaaAAGCAATCTTAGTTTGTCAACCTCTGGAAACATGCATACCATCATGAAAAAGAGAGTTCAGGAAACAGTTAGAACCCTTAAACATTGAGCAGCGTAAATATCAATTGCAAACCAGGATAAAAAAGATCGCCAAAATTATGGTCCGAGAAGTTGTAGCTGAGCAATCGTGTTGTGGATCATAAAGTTGGCTGTGGACATATGCACAAGCATGGATATTCATGGAACATCATGGGAGGATCATGTAGTAAGTTTTGAGTAGATCTAAAGTGTTCAAATAGACCAAATGCAGGCTGTAAGAATAATCCCTTAATTAAGGTTTCTACCGTACTTGTGGTATCAGGGTTCTGTATACAAATGTTTTTATTTCGCCCTTAAACCAATGGAGTCCGACAAGCTAAcggtcaaaaaaaaattagagatttttaATGAACTCGGAACATATTAATTTATGCAATCTTTTTTCATGTGTGAGATCCAAAGAATAGTATAGCTCGAGGAAGGCCTTGAAGCTTCAAAATGGTTGTTCATTCTTTTATAGTAACTTgggcaaaaggaaaaatcttcTAAAGTAGGGACATTTAGTAGGAGGAGAGATCATCATCTGAGTCAAAACGCCAAGACCGGTAAAAAATTGAGTTTCACAATCTATAAGAAACCTATGAACTCTGGCATATCAGTATGCTAATTTTAATAAGAAGTCAAGAGTGACGAAACAACCCTGAAATTTATGTTGATCCTACAGACTTATTGATTCTAACCAGATTTCTACCAAAAATCATGGATGGAAAATTCTGCTGCAGTTGAAGATTTTTCACTACACACTCGTATAAGTATACTGTCCTATGAAGCTTCTAAAGGCACTGTCTCTCTTGACATCACTCCTCAACGCTACAAACCCGGTCTCTCTTCAGAACAAACCGAAGAGATAAACACCCGCTTAAAAAACCTGTAAGCACTGGGCTTCAGTTTCCGGTACCTTCTTCCATGTTCCCCACAACAACTCTAAAGTCTCCATTCGTATAATCTATTTAGGAAAGTGCTAACATAGTGACCTTCTAGTTTAAGAAGTAAAACGGCCCACAAGTTTGCTTAGAAGAGCAAGACGAGAGAGATCTATTTGTGAGTTGTTAAACCAGAGCAAATTGTAGATAACAGGAACGGGGAGCATAATCATTACCGGTTCCTGCCGATGGGTACATCAACCTTAAAAATCTTAACTTTAGCATCGAACATCATAACAGATGAACTAAGATTGATCGTAGTGCAGTCAAAAGTCCCAGTCTCCTTATTGAAAGCAACAACTTTTATTGGAGTAAACAGAAGAAGCGCTTAAAAGTAGGAAGAAGCGGGCAGGTCAGGGGTTGGAGGTGCCGCCTCCACCAGGACCGGGTTTCCCTTTTCCTTGGTCGTGCTTCGGGTTTGGCCCTGGTTTGTCATAGTCGGACACAGCTTCGAGCATTATCAACCCTCTCTTGTTCCTCTGATTCATGACCTTCACGCAGACAAAAATGTGTGGATAAGGGGAGGAACTTTTATGCAAGCTTgaacaagtcattttttttatgatggaGTATTACCAAGAAATGACTACTTAGCAAATATAATCCTAGTTTTGAAAGTTCCTATTGTGAATGTAAAAGTTGAAACATCCTCCATTTGTAAGTTGACTCATTGCCTTACCGACAATTCTATCTAGAGAGAGAGCTTTGCAAAGAATATTGAACTGATTTGAGCATCACGAGGAACTTAGAGAAAATCAACTgcataattaataaataaagcTACAGGTGCATGTCCCCTGGGAAAATGAAAGATTCAACTAAGTACATTGAACACGAATAGAAAGCTACCTTGCTCAGCGACTCTGCAGGGTTCTCACCTTCGCCGAAGCTCATAACAGCTGCTACAGAATAATGAATTTGCAGCTCAAGCTTAGTTAGGATGTATAGTCTTTGCAATTCGAAAAAATGTGAGGAACTCTCTCACCTGAGTAACTATTGACAAAGAGCATGAACAGGATGACAATTGCCATCTTATTATAAGGATCCATGCAGCATTTTCGAGAACCAGAGTTATCCTGAGTTTAGATTTAGGAGGACTAAAGGGGTATATAAGGGCATCTAGGACGTTTACAGCACCAGTGAGACTCGGTTATGCCGGACGAAACTCGGTCACATCATAATAATAAGTAGGATTTTAGTGCACAAAGTCAACTACACGATTTTGCATAGCCGAATGTAAAGTTCTCACAGAAGCTGGTTTTTAATTTCAATATCGAGCACCAGACACTTGACTTCTACATCCCCAACTGTTCCTCTAGCAATTCTCTCCTGTTTCTAGAGAAAAAACTTTGAATGGTTTGGAAAGTTAAAAAAGTGACAGCAACATTCACTATAACCTATAACGTCTTCGAAGCTTGTCAGCATGGAGTTTCAGCAATTAGGCGGATGATAGAACATGCTTATGAAGTCTGATGAGCACCGTGTTCGCGAGATTGTGAGATGATCAAAATAATTGTCGGATTTCTCCTTTCCCTGTATGGTCGAGTGACTTGAGTCTCTGTCAAACATGCCATTCTCACTTCCTTACCCCGTCACTCATGGAACTTCAGTTACCTCACCTTGACAAGCTTCAATGGCTGCTTAACAATCCATTTACTCGGTTCTTTTTCACTTCTCTCTACCGTTAAACTGATGACACGCAAATTCACTGCTCGAACATTTCGGTCCAATGAATCAAGAAGCTTCACCCCAAAATAATATCTCTAGTACATCCTTCACATAGAACTTTTCGCTCCAAGATGAATATAAAGTTGCCACCTTATTCTGATGGTGGTCTCTGGAGTTCATGGATGTGCTTACAGATACTAGAGAAGAAGTTTCAAGTCTTGTCGTTTGCCAATAGCCAATTGAATGCCGAGGAAGGAGTacagatcgtgaaattgtgctaatttaggtGAGACTGTCAATCAGGGAGGAAAACCATGATGGGACTGGTCACTTTCAAGAATTTGCAGGACAGTGAGCTCTCTTCAGCCACAGAAGGTGCCCACTATACATTAACAGATAATACaggctccttttttttttttttttttccagtcaaTGGAACGTGACAACCTACCAAATATGTCTGTGAGGATCATCCACCTAAATGTGCCCGAAGTATAAGTCAGCACGTTGAGTATTATCGATAGGCATAAAGGAGCTGCATAGTCTTGTCCACCCCGGGATCGGCCAATCCTTTAGTGCCAATTCGCAGAGCACTATAACGCTCTTTCTCCACTGTGGAAGGATGAAACCTCAAGCTTGCTTGAATAGGTTGTCAATTAGTTGTCCACGAAACTTGCAAAAGTTTCAAGAGAGACACTTTTTTTCTTAGTGAGTGGCTAGGACTGGTAGTTTGGCCTTCGGTGAACCGTAATTTACCTACATCTTGGTTCACCACAGGTCTTGATACAGGAACGGGATAACTTTTTCCTTTGTGAGCGGCCAGGACTGGCAGTATGGCCACCAGTGAACCGTAATTACCTACATCTTGATTTACCACAGGTCTTGTTACAGGAACGGGCACGTCGATCGTCATGTGAGCAGTACAAGGGTCGTCTCATTCGGATTCGCTGTTATAATATAAGAATGTACACATTTTCCTCTTCGTTCTATTCGACATTACAAGTGAAGCACTACAATGACCGATCAATAGTGCTATTATCATCCATTTGAGTTATCTTCTGCTTATTCCAAAAGGGCTTTGCAAAACTATCCCCGAACGCAGCCATAGCCCATCAGGGCGAGTTTGGGGTGGACTCCTCTACCCGAGGCAACATTGGACAGACATTGGTTGGCTGATGAAATTGACGGCAACACCCAACTTCCGAAGCACGAACCACAAGTGGAACGGCTTGAAGCAGAAGGTTCGTGGTTATGTTGATCATGAAGGAGATACTGGAAATCCAAAGGGACATTGGGAACTATTGGGTTTTCTGCAAACTAGTGGGCTTTACGCAATTGATCGGATCATATAGATATCCATTCAACCCACCATAAATCATCAAAGACACTAGAGTATATGACTAACCATCCTAAAGAGTGCAATATACCAAGATGAGGACACACCACACACCGGCCTGACTCATGCCGGATTATTCACTCATAGGAACTCCATGCCTCGCCTTGTGTTATGTTCACGTCACCCCTAATCTTCCCCATTTACTATTTAGAGGAGTTCCTCACCCCAGATCACTGGAAAGCATCACTATCCGAGCTAAAGGAATATACGTTTCTAAATAGTAAAAAACCCCACAGCCCTAAGCTCAAAAACCTTACAAATTTTTGCCCCCAGATTCACTTAAATCAATACAAATACACTATACTTCTATAACCACATTGTCAACTTGCAAAACGGGGCCCACAATAACTCTTTTACTGACTAATGACGCAGCACACATATTCCACTATATGAAAAAACTACAGAAACTGGGAAACAGGAcaagcaattaaaaaaacaaataagacAAACTTGAAAACAGAATAGAACACAATATCAAAGTCAAATTTATGCCCGCAGCCCGATCTGGCTCTGTTTTTCCAATTTCCGAATTTCGCCATCCcaaccaaatattttcaaagcaTCGTGAAAGTGTTGCAACTGATCTTCATTCATTGCATGCAATAGCCAGTGGGTAGTAGTCACATCTTCATAAAAGCCAGACACGATTTTACAGGCTTCAAGAGTAAGCCACAAACAAGGATGGCAACCATATCCACCACATCCATCCAGCAACTGTAATAAAGGACAAAGAAGCAGAATTTCCCGAATCCAGTATACATACTGTAACGACATATCTGTTGTCTCTGTGAATAGCCAATAAAGGGAGGCAATAACGTCCTTTGATGCCATTACAGTATGAttcaggaaaaaagataaactaTCCACATCTAATCAAACTGAACCATAATGGCCAAGAAAATGGCAGCAAAAATGAGCTTTAAGCACAAGATCTTTGAATATTGACTCAAAAAACCCATTATATTGAACATTAAACTGATGAAATGTGAATGATGCATGCTATGAACGCCCTAAATTGTGTGGTTCTCAGCAATACCACACAAGGAGCAAGTAtacaaaatgagtacagagaggcAAA
The sequence above is drawn from the Rhodamnia argentea isolate NSW1041297 chromosome 9, ASM2092103v1, whole genome shotgun sequence genome and encodes:
- the LOC115740881 gene encoding uncharacterized protein LOC115740881 isoform X1; this translates as MDPYNKMAIVILFMLFVNSYSAAVMSFGEGENPAESLSKVMNQRNKRGLIMLEAVSDYDKPGPNPKHDQGKGKPGPGGGGTSNP
- the LOC115740881 gene encoding uncharacterized protein LOC115740881 isoform X2, whose protein sequence is MDPYNKMAIVILFMLFVNSYSAVMSFGEGENPAESLSKVMNQRNKRGLIMLEAVSDYDKPGPNPKHDQGKGKPGPGGGGTSNP